Proteins encoded in a region of the Zea mays cultivar B73 chromosome 2, Zm-B73-REFERENCE-NAM-5.0, whole genome shotgun sequence genome:
- the LOC100285307 gene encoding CASP-like protein 1D1, translating to MATVNATTTTAGSGKQTDAAPSPPAAAAAACRSLSGADLALRVLLFAVTLSGLVVLATAKQTVRVPVPQIPGLVLSLPAKFKDSPALIYLLVALCVTCFYSLLSTAFTSLKLLSGSSPSRTLFLLVLFDVFYAAIMASATGSAGGVAWIGLKGNSHTNWNKICNIYSKFCRHIGSSVFLGLIASVVLVLLTILNAHSLYRRSR from the exons ATGGCCACCGTGAACGCCACGACGACGACGGCAGGGTCCGGCAAGCAGACCGACGCGGCGCCGTCCCctccggcggcagcggcggcggcgtgcAGAAGCCTCTCCGGCGCCGACCTGGCCCTCAGGGTGCTCCTGTTCGCGGTGACGCTGTCGGGGCTCGTCGTGCTGGCCACCGCCAAGCAGACCGTGCGCGTCCCGGTCCCGCAGATTCCAGGGCTCGTCCTCTCGCTCCCGGCCAAGTTCAAGGACTCGCCGGCGCTCAT ATATCTGCTCGTGGCGCTCTGCGTGACGTGCTTCTACAGCCTGCTGTCGACGGCCTTCACCTCGCTTAAGCTCCTCTCCGGCTCATCTCCCAGCAGGACTCTCTTCCTCCTTGTTCTGTTCGATGTG TTCTATGCAGCTATCATGGCTTCGGCGACCGGCTCAGCGGGTGGTGTAGCGTGGATCGGGCTCAAGGGCAACTCACACACCAACTGGAACAAGATCTGCAACATCTACAGCAAGTTCTGCCGTCACATTGGCAGCTCTGTTTTCCTGGGCCTCATCGCCTccgtcgtcctcgtcctgctTACCATCCTCAACGCCCACTCCTTATACCGCCGCAGTCGCTAG